The Pseudofrankia inefficax genome window below encodes:
- a CDS encoding amidohydrolase family protein, giving the protein MRLPRIETLPLVDHHCHGLVRRELDRADFERAMTEADHPAPVGTSFFDSQLGLALRRWCAPVLDLAPHAQPDDYLARRAELGPDEVATRMLRAAGIEELCVDTGFAPERLTGAADLAGAAGARAHDVVRLEPLAEQVALDIVTGQVGVAHFPDLVRSRLAARTGRDEPTAGRAKRPADQARKAAGPGGVDVVGVKSVAAYRVGLDLPSERPTDRAVIASVRGWVSQLRAGAPIRLADPVLHSFLIWTGADLGLPVQIHTGFGDTDLHLARANPLLLTDLLRELVPTGAPVLLLHCYPYHREAGYLAQVFPHVYVDVGLATHNLGRGSATVLAETLELAPFGKMLFSTDAFALAELYLLGAELFRRGLGAFLAAGVEADDWTAQDAARIAVMIGAGNARRVYGLAEPAAAAEAPPTPSPAGKPRAAKPRAAPKATTPKATTAKATTAKATASKTTASKAASKPAKATARQPSAPAQEAPSAATKPAATKRGAARSRKRVPGPISLIKEPRGKEHHGSPKPPRSRTHGTASHPKTGDTG; this is encoded by the coding sequence GTGCGGCTGCCCAGGATCGAGACGCTCCCGCTCGTCGACCACCACTGCCACGGGCTGGTGCGCCGCGAGCTAGACCGGGCCGACTTCGAGCGAGCCATGACGGAGGCGGACCACCCCGCTCCGGTGGGCACGTCCTTCTTCGACAGCCAGCTCGGGCTCGCGTTGCGGCGCTGGTGCGCACCGGTGCTCGACCTCGCCCCGCACGCCCAGCCGGACGACTATCTGGCCCGCCGGGCAGAGCTCGGCCCGGACGAGGTGGCCACCCGGATGCTGCGCGCGGCGGGTATCGAGGAGCTCTGCGTCGACACCGGCTTCGCCCCGGAGCGGCTGACCGGCGCCGCGGACCTGGCCGGGGCGGCGGGCGCCCGCGCCCATGACGTCGTCCGGCTTGAGCCGCTCGCGGAGCAGGTGGCGCTCGACATCGTGACCGGTCAGGTCGGCGTGGCCCACTTTCCCGACCTGGTCCGCTCCCGGCTTGCCGCCCGTACCGGCCGCGACGAGCCGACCGCCGGTCGCGCCAAGCGGCCGGCCGACCAGGCCAGGAAGGCCGCCGGCCCGGGCGGCGTCGACGTCGTCGGCGTCAAGTCGGTGGCCGCCTACCGGGTCGGGCTTGACCTGCCGTCCGAGCGGCCCACCGACCGGGCGGTGATCGCCTCGGTGCGTGGCTGGGTCAGCCAGCTGCGGGCCGGCGCGCCGATCCGGCTGGCCGACCCCGTGCTGCACAGCTTCCTGATCTGGACCGGCGCGGACCTCGGCCTGCCGGTCCAGATCCACACCGGCTTCGGCGACACCGACCTGCACCTGGCCCGGGCCAACCCGCTGCTGCTGACCGACCTGCTGCGCGAGCTGGTCCCCACGGGCGCGCCGGTGCTGCTGCTGCACTGCTACCCGTACCACCGGGAGGCGGGCTACCTGGCGCAGGTGTTCCCGCACGTCTACGTGGATGTCGGTCTGGCCACCCACAACCTCGGCCGGGGGAGCGCCACGGTGCTGGCCGAGACGCTGGAGCTCGCGCCGTTCGGCAAGATGCTGTTCTCCACCGACGCCTTCGCGCTCGCCGAGCTGTACCTGCTGGGGGCGGAGCTGTTCCGCCGGGGGCTCGGCGCCTTCCTCGCCGCGGGCGTCGAGGCCGACGACTGGACGGCCCAGGACGCGGCGCGGATCGCCGTGATGATCGGCGCCGGCAACGCCCGTCGGGTCTACGGCCTCGCCGAGCCGGCCGCCGCCGCCGAGGCGCCACCGACTCCGTCGCCCGCGGGCAAGCCTCGGGCCGCCAAGCCGCGGGCCGCCCCGAAGGCCACGACCCCGAAGGCGACGACCGCGAAGGCGACCACCGCGAAGGCGACCGCGTCGAAGACGACCGCGTCGAAGGCGGCGTCGAAGCCGGCGAAGGCCACGGCGCGGCAGCCGTCGGCGCCCGCGCAGGAAGCGCCGTCGGCCGCCACCAAGCCCGCGGCGACCAAGCGCGGCGCGGCGCGGTCACGCAAGCGGGTGCCGGGGCCGATCTCGCTGATCAAGGAGCCGCGCGGCAAGGAGCACCACGGCTCGCCCAAGCCGCCCCGGTCCAGGACGCACGGGACCGCGTCTCACCCCAAGACCGGCGACACGGGCTAG
- a CDS encoding acyl-ACP desaturase gives MTSYTDSDLLRELEPVAAANLDRHLGLAAEWMPHEYVPWSLGRDFDSLPWEPGQSTLSDIAQLAFEVNLLTEDNLPSYHREIAVGFGLDSAWGAWVGRWTAEEGRHAIAMRDYLLVTRGVDPVALERGRMHQMQVGYSSGGKTPLRVIAYVTFQELATRIAHRNTGRYAEDPVAEKLMARIAADENLHMIFYRNLMAAALDFDPNGTVQAIRDEVLGFEMPGTGILDFAEKARRIAEAGIYDLRIHHDEVLTPVLRQVKFFQLEGLDAAASQARDEVAAFLEGLDSFATRQAEKKANRDARKAAAQA, from the coding sequence ATGACCTCGTACACGGATTCCGACCTGCTGCGCGAGCTGGAGCCCGTCGCCGCGGCGAACCTCGACCGGCACCTGGGCCTGGCCGCCGAGTGGATGCCGCACGAGTACGTCCCGTGGAGCCTCGGGCGCGACTTCGACTCCCTGCCGTGGGAGCCGGGGCAGTCCACGCTGTCGGACATCGCGCAGCTGGCGTTCGAGGTCAACCTGCTCACCGAGGACAACCTGCCGAGCTACCACCGGGAGATCGCGGTCGGCTTCGGCCTCGACAGCGCCTGGGGCGCCTGGGTCGGCCGGTGGACGGCCGAGGAGGGCCGGCACGCGATCGCCATGCGCGACTACCTGCTGGTCACCCGGGGCGTCGACCCGGTCGCCCTGGAGCGCGGCCGGATGCACCAGATGCAGGTCGGCTACAGCAGTGGCGGCAAGACCCCGCTGCGCGTCATCGCGTACGTGACGTTCCAGGAGCTGGCCACCCGGATCGCGCACCGCAACACCGGCCGGTACGCCGAGGACCCGGTGGCCGAGAAGCTGATGGCGCGGATCGCCGCCGACGAGAACCTGCACATGATCTTCTATCGGAACCTGATGGCAGCCGCGCTGGACTTCGACCCGAATGGGACCGTTCAGGCGATCCGCGACGAGGTTCTCGGCTTCGAGATGCCCGGCACCGGCATCCTGGACTTCGCCGAGAAGGCCCGCCGCATCGCCGAGGCCGGCATCTACGACCTGCGCATCCACCACGACGAGGTGCTGACGCCGGTCCTGCGGCAGGTGAAGTTCTTCCAGCTCGAGGGCCTCGACGCCGCGGCCTCGCAGGCGAGGGACGAGGTGGCTGCCTTCCTGGAGGGCCTCGACTCCTTCGCCACCCGTCAGGCCGAGAAGAAGGCGAACCGCGACGCCCGCAAGGCCGCCGCCCAGGCCTGA
- a CDS encoding glutamine synthetase family protein produces MDGERASSVTAELRARGVDAVALTFVDNSGITRAKCVPVGGLERAAVVGVGASPSFDAFLLNDDLAAGRYAGGPVGDLRLRPDLDRVVPLAAQPGWAWAPADRFDQLGRPHPQDTRAILRREAEGFAERHLPALAGIEIEWTIYPDRPGDAVPRPAAAGPAYGLERVIEQADYLRDIVRALTEQGLTVEQIHPEYAPGQFEVSTAPEDPLGAADSSVLVRQTIRAVGARHGLRTSFSPAVVAAGVGNGGHAHVSLRRGAVADRGGAVRAGQGGAAGAGQGGGREVLIDGTGPAGLSALGEHFAAGILAHLPALLAVGAPSVASYLRLKPSRWAGAFACWGVENREAALRLVTGLAVGGQAAQAPDSALKASAEQWLHASPHLEIKCFDLTANPYLMLASVLACGRSGIEDGARLPEPVDVDPAALPAAERARRGLEALPGRLGDAVAAFEADPVLRAAFGAELHDTIVTVRRAEIELFATADADEVVAQSLWRH; encoded by the coding sequence ATGGACGGGGAGAGGGCGTCGTCGGTCACCGCGGAGCTCCGAGCGCGGGGTGTGGACGCGGTCGCGCTGACCTTCGTCGACAACAGTGGGATCACCCGCGCGAAATGCGTGCCGGTCGGCGGGCTGGAACGGGCGGCGGTCGTGGGGGTCGGCGCTTCGCCGTCCTTCGACGCGTTCCTGCTGAACGACGACCTCGCCGCCGGACGCTACGCGGGTGGCCCGGTCGGCGACCTGCGGCTGCGCCCGGACCTCGACCGGGTCGTCCCGCTGGCGGCGCAGCCGGGCTGGGCCTGGGCGCCGGCCGACCGGTTCGACCAGCTTGGCCGCCCGCATCCGCAGGACACCCGCGCGATCCTGCGCCGCGAGGCCGAGGGGTTCGCCGAGCGTCACCTGCCCGCGTTGGCCGGGATCGAGATCGAGTGGACGATCTACCCGGACCGGCCGGGTGATGCCGTGCCCCGGCCGGCGGCGGCCGGGCCGGCCTACGGCCTGGAGCGGGTGATCGAGCAGGCGGACTACCTGCGGGACATCGTCCGCGCGCTCACCGAGCAGGGGCTCACCGTCGAGCAGATCCATCCCGAGTACGCGCCCGGCCAGTTCGAGGTCTCGACCGCTCCCGAGGATCCGCTCGGCGCGGCCGACAGCAGCGTGCTGGTCCGCCAGACGATCCGGGCCGTCGGCGCCCGGCACGGGCTGCGTACCTCGTTCTCGCCGGCGGTCGTCGCGGCCGGCGTCGGCAACGGCGGGCACGCCCACGTGAGCCTGCGTCGCGGCGCGGTCGCAGATCGGGGCGGCGCCGTGCGCGCGGGCCAGGGTGGCGCCGCGGGCGCGGGTCAGGGCGGCGGCCGCGAGGTGCTCATCGACGGGACCGGGCCGGCCGGGCTGAGCGCCCTCGGAGAGCACTTCGCCGCCGGCATCCTGGCTCACCTGCCGGCGCTTCTCGCCGTCGGCGCCCCCAGCGTCGCCTCCTACCTGCGGCTCAAGCCATCCCGCTGGGCCGGGGCGTTCGCCTGCTGGGGCGTGGAAAACCGGGAGGCCGCGCTGCGGCTGGTGACCGGCCTGGCGGTCGGCGGCCAGGCGGCGCAGGCTCCGGACTCCGCCCTGAAGGCAAGCGCCGAGCAGTGGCTCCACGCGTCGCCCCACCTTGAGATCAAGTGCTTCGACCTGACGGCCAACCCGTACCTGATGCTCGCCAGCGTGCTCGCCTGCGGCCGGTCGGGGATCGAGGACGGTGCCCGGCTGCCGGAACCGGTCGACGTCGACCCGGCGGCACTGCCGGCCGCTGAGCGGGCCCGGCGCGGCCTCGAGGCCCTGCCCGGCCGGCTCGGCGACGCGGTCGCCGCGTTCGAGGCCGATCCCGTCCTGCGTGCCGCCTTCGGGGCCGAGCTGCACGACACGATCGTCACGGTCCGGCGGGCCGAGATCGAGCTCTTCGCGACCGCCGACGCCGACGAGGTCGTCGCCCAGTCCCTCTGGCGGCACTGA